The stretch of DNA CTGCTGGGGTTTCCCCCATGGATAACAGCGTTAATGCATATAAAGGGGCGCTATTGTTGAGCGATCGCCCGTCACTGGTATAGACAATTTCCTGGGCGACCCGGGCTGGATCCGCCACCACGCACTGCTGCACAACCTGGGTAAACTCACCCGTCAACTCGTGCTTATCGGCATAAAAAGTATTTTGGGCGGTACCAATTAATAAACAGCGCCGTAACATGACCCAAATCCCCGGATCGAAGTGATAACCACCGGCTCGCCCCTGCACCATTTCTGTCGCTCGACCCGGAATTAGCTGCGATTGGGGCGTTTGGCCACGGGCTGTAAAAAATTGATATGACATGACAACTCCGTCCCTCGCGGGATAACAACTTTAGATCAAAACCCCATGCGGGGAAGGGAGACGAGCCGGAATCGAACCCGCATCTCGGCGGACAAAAGGGAGATTCGTCCATAGCGATAACCTTTAGTCCTGCGGCCCCTAAGGGCAAATATTGCGCTCTACCATTGAGCTACCGTCTCCAGGTTTGCCATTTTTCTAAATGGGTGGACAGGGAAAGACTTGAACTTTCGACCCGATAATCTTGATGCAGCGACCCGTTGGGGTAAAAAAAGTGCAGCAAGAATCTGCTCTACCAACTGAGCTACCTGCCCAAGTTATTTAGGAAAAGATCGTGGCGAACGGAGGAGGAATCGAACCTCCATCTCCCGCTTAACAGGCGATAACCCTAAATTCAGCGACCCTTACGGATAAATAAATGAATCAGGGAAGATTGGTGTTTTGCCATTAAACTATCCGTTCATTGCGTTGCTTTTAATGTATGGGCTACTGCTCCCCCGATTCCAATGGGAGTTAAATCACCTGAAATGGTTACGATATCGGGCTTTGGGATTAGGGGGGCTGATAAAAGTTATGGTCTTCCCCCAACTTTCTAAAAATAGAGCATCAAAGATTTATTGATAGATAGCATTGGCGATGTCGTCGTTAAAGGCCGTGGTGGGCACATCCAAAATAATCTGACCTGCACGCATCCCTAAAATGCGATCGCCGTAGCGTTTGGCGAGATGAACCTGATGGAGGCTACAAATCACAGTGAGGCGTTTTTCGTCACAGAGGGAGCGCAGCAGTTGTAGCACCAATGCCGCAGTTTCTGGATCAAGGCTCGCAATGGGTTCGTCAGCCAGGAGCAGTTGGGCTTTTTGGGTCAGGGCGCGGGCGATCGCCACCCGTTGTTTTTGTCCCCCAGATAGTTGGTCAGCCCGTTGAAAAGCAACATCGAGGAGCTGTACTCGTTCTAGGGCGGCTAAAGCTTCACAGAGCATCGCTTCAGGAAAGCGCCCCAGTAAACATCGCCAGAGAGGTAATTCTGGTAACCGTCCGCCCAGGCAATTTTCGAGGGCCGTGCGGCGTCGCACCAAGTTAAATTGTTGGGCAATCATCGCCATTTTTTGCCTGGCTTGGCGTAACTGTCGGGGTGATGCGGTGGTTAGATCGAGACCTTGAAAATAAACTTGGCCAGCATCAAGGGACACCAACTGGGGCAAGCAGCGCAGCAGGCTTGTTTTGCCCGCACCACTGGAGCCAAGGAGAACAGTAAAGCTATGGGGCTCGATGGTAAAGCTAATGTCCTGGAGGCTGAATTGACCGTGGGAATAGGCTTTTGTGAGTTGGTGAACCTGCAGCATAGAATTTTTTTGAAAATGAATTTTTTAACCCAACGTTAGTTGTGAGGTAAATGTAAAAGTGAATTTTTCAGTGCGGCGATCGCCCTTGATCTGCACCATCGGACGGAGTAATGAGGGCGAAATTTTGTTCATGGCTATTGATATTCGAAAAAAAACAGCGAAAATACCTCAAATAAAATGATAAAACGGAAAAAATTAGTGAATTGAGAGTAATTACATCAAATTAAGCGAAAATCTTTCTTTGTAAGGCCATAAAGACTACTGTAAGCGACGGCGTAAATAGGCACTCAAGGCATCAATTAAACTCACCATAATCAAAATCAAGATCAAAATTGTGGCCAAGCGGGGAAAGTCGAGTAGCTTCAGGCTAACCAGCAATTCGTAGCCAATGCCGCCGGCCCCGACAATGCCGAGGATTACGGAGGAACGCACGTTAAACTCCCAGAGGTAGAGACTAATGCCTACCAAACCCGGTAATGCTTCGGGAAATACCGCAAAGGCAAAGGTGCGCAGGCGATCGCTCCCGGTGACTTCAATAGCTTCGATGGGTTCAGGGGGAATTGATTCGAGCACTTCACCGTAGAGTTTGGCCATGGAACCTGCCGTGTGACAGGCGACCCCCAACACCCCAGCAAAGGGGCCAAGGCCGACAATTGACACAAAAAAGAGAGCAAAGATCGCGGTATCAATGCCCCGCAGTAAATTTAAAAAACTCCGTAAACCCGTGGCTAACCAGCGATTTGGGGTTGTATTGCGGGCCACGCACAGGGCGAGGGGTAAGGCCACCAGCATCGCCGCCCCTGTGCCGACAATGGCGATCGCCAACGTTTCCCAGATCGCCACCAGAAAATTGGGCAACTCCGAAAAATCCGGCGGAAATAATTGCTGCAGCCACTGCCCCACCGTTGGTAAGCGCTGCCAAAACTGTTGGGGATCAATCTCGGCGGTGCGCACGGCCATGACCAGGATCGCTACTCCCAGGACTCCCCAAAAACCAGACCTGAGTAATCGCCACAAACTATATCGGCGGCGTCGTTCCTGTCGGAGGATTTGGGCAAAATCGCTTGCTTTGGCGGGTTGCTGCAAGAGGGTCACTACTCCAATACCTCTAGGGCAAGACCTGCTGCTTCGATGGGCTGATAATTGCTGCCATCGGAAGCGACAAAACCGGTGTAGTTCTCTGGTAAAAGGGCAGTGGCCTCGG from Picosynechococcus sp. PCC 7002 encodes:
- the phnE gene encoding phosphonate ABC transporter, permease protein PhnE, which gives rise to MTLLQQPAKASDFAQILRQERRRRYSLWRLLRSGFWGVLGVAILVMAVRTAEIDPQQFWQRLPTVGQWLQQLFPPDFSELPNFLVAIWETLAIAIVGTGAAMLVALPLALCVARNTTPNRWLATGLRSFLNLLRGIDTAIFALFFVSIVGLGPFAGVLGVACHTAGSMAKLYGEVLESIPPEPIEAIEVTGSDRLRTFAFAVFPEALPGLVGISLYLWEFNVRSSVILGIVGAGGIGYELLVSLKLLDFPRLATILILILIMVSLIDALSAYLRRRLQ
- the phnC gene encoding phosphonate ABC transporter ATP-binding protein; the protein is MLQVHQLTKAYSHGQFSLQDISFTIEPHSFTVLLGSSGAGKTSLLRCLPQLVSLDAGQVYFQGLDLTTASPRQLRQARQKMAMIAQQFNLVRRRTALENCLGGRLPELPLWRCLLGRFPEAMLCEALAALERVQLLDVAFQRADQLSGGQKQRVAIARALTQKAQLLLADEPIASLDPETAALVLQLLRSLCDEKRLTVICSLHQVHLAKRYGDRILGMRAGQIILDVPTTAFNDDIANAIYQ